Proteins encoded together in one bacterium window:
- a CDS encoding tetratricopeptide repeat protein: protein MVHYKFILFLFLFVFPSFVNAQVYPDRVVDSLLRLGISSIVNQDYNAAQNMFIKLKKDYPEIPLGKIYLAVNKIAQAYDYAQEFDEDYILNNLEDAKDQAELLLEKDQSNIWYRYFYALAEGYISYFDAINGSWFSALSSGVNSISEFERILESDKKFFEAYIAIGTFEYWKSRKMEFMDWLPFTNDTKKIGIDRLIVAIDSSSYNTYLAINSLIWIYIDQKRFSDAIAVAEKALKQFPESRTFKWGLARAYEETDVSKSIDLYKDILNSYPSSLNGNYENTIVLKHLIAQQYAKKGDKANALKYCNEILAIKNLPKSVKNDLNERLERVRSLKNDLTK, encoded by the coding sequence TTGGTACACTATAAGTTTATTCTATTTCTGTTTTTATTCGTCTTTCCTTCATTTGTAAATGCTCAGGTTTATCCTGATAGGGTAGTTGATTCACTTTTACGTTTGGGAATTAGTAGCATAGTCAACCAGGATTATAATGCTGCTCAGAATATGTTTATCAAACTAAAGAAAGATTATCCTGAAATTCCTCTCGGTAAAATATATCTTGCCGTAAATAAAATCGCTCAAGCTTATGATTATGCACAGGAATTTGATGAAGATTATATCCTAAATAATCTTGAAGATGCGAAAGACCAGGCAGAACTTCTTTTAGAAAAAGATCAATCAAATATCTGGTACAGATATTTTTATGCACTTGCCGAAGGATACATATCATACTTTGATGCAATCAATGGAAGCTGGTTCTCTGCGCTTTCTTCGGGTGTCAATTCGATTTCCGAGTTTGAAAGAATATTAGAATCAGATAAAAAATTTTTCGAAGCTTACATTGCAATTGGAACATTTGAATACTGGAAGAGCAGGAAGATGGAGTTTATGGACTGGCTTCCATTTACAAACGATACCAAGAAAATTGGAATCGATCGTTTAATTGTTGCGATTGATTCATCGAGCTATAATACTTACCTTGCGATTAATTCCTTAATCTGGATTTACATCGATCAGAAAAGATTCAGTGATGCAATAGCAGTTGCTGAAAAAGCTCTAAAGCAATTCCCTGAATCAAGAACATTTAAGTGGGGCCTCGCCAGAGCGTACGAAGAAACTGATGTTTCTAAATCAATCGATCTTTACAAAGATATTCTGAACTCATATCCCTCTTCTTTAAATGGGAATTATGAAAATACAATCGTACTTAAACATTTGATTGCACAGCAATATGCGAAAAAAGGTGATAAAGCAAACGCACTAAAATATTGTAATGAAATTCTCGCAATTAAAAATTTGCCGAAGTCAGTTAAAAATGATTTAAATGAAAGACTGGAGAGAGTACGTTCTTTAAAGAACGATTTGACTAAGTGA
- a CDS encoding bifunctional (p)ppGpp synthetase/guanosine-3',5'-bis(diphosphate) 3'-pyrophosphohydrolase, with translation MSKNSPDDKKLLEDLLDVCHKNLPKVDEGLITKAFKFALEAHKHDLRASGEPYFYHPYEVARIVVEEFPLDDITVVATLLHDVVEDTDFDLNLMTKEFGKEVTEIVDGVTKISGIFKGQDITKAENYRKMLLSMVKDVRVILVKFADRLHNMRTLEFVSPDKQKRIAQETLEIYAPFANRFGLARVKWELEDLSFKYLNRETYEELVGKVKSTRKEREAYIKRFSDPVRKKLDEYKLKYEMGGRPKHFYSIYRKMMKRNKPFEEIYDLFALRIILETENTNECYTTLGIVNQMYLPVPDRFKDYISIPKNNNYQSIHTTVIGPEGRLVEVQIRTKKMHEIAERGLAAHWKYKEDKTTSDKDLENWLNWIRDIFEGAGKDETRREILEDFKLNLYQDEIYVFTPKGELRRLPIDSTPVDFAFEIHSNVGYQCIGAKINGKIVPLDTPLHSGDQIEIITSKNQHPNKNWLKFVKTQKAKSAIRKWMNKEEEKIVKAGREIWNKKLKKLKLSFSTSEVSRIARKFKYDNNSQFYQAIAQGNVNLDKILSTSEDKTSEEQDKILAFDQFADIARKDAGGIIVDGKSSGIMYSYAKCCNPIPGDPVIGYITVGEGVKIHRKTCNNLINLSKIDSDKLVSVDWPGTDGTMFVAGLALKGEDSPGILNDIAHTIVSYKNTNIKSININTNDSTFEGSVMVYVNNLEHLNILIDRLKKLRGLYKVERFEGS, from the coding sequence ATGAGTAAAAATAGCCCAGACGATAAGAAATTGTTGGAGGATCTTCTTGATGTTTGCCATAAAAACCTCCCGAAGGTTGACGAAGGACTGATAACCAAGGCGTTCAAGTTTGCACTTGAGGCACACAAGCATGACCTGAGAGCTTCCGGCGAACCATACTTTTACCATCCCTATGAAGTTGCAAGAATTGTTGTTGAGGAATTTCCGCTCGATGATATCACTGTTGTTGCCACTCTCCTGCACGATGTAGTTGAAGATACTGATTTCGATCTCAACCTGATGACCAAAGAATTCGGCAAGGAAGTAACAGAAATTGTTGACGGTGTAACGAAGATAAGCGGAATTTTTAAAGGTCAGGATATTACCAAGGCAGAAAACTACCGTAAGATGCTTCTCTCCATGGTAAAGGATGTACGGGTTATTCTTGTAAAGTTTGCCGATCGACTGCATAACATGCGTACGCTTGAATTCGTTAGTCCTGATAAGCAAAAACGAATTGCACAGGAAACACTTGAGATTTACGCTCCATTTGCAAACAGGTTTGGTCTAGCAAGAGTAAAGTGGGAACTTGAGGATTTATCTTTCAAGTACCTGAATCGTGAGACTTATGAGGAACTGGTTGGGAAAGTAAAAAGTACACGCAAAGAAAGAGAAGCATATATAAAAAGATTTTCTGATCCAGTAAGGAAAAAACTCGATGAATATAAATTGAAATATGAGATGGGAGGGAGACCTAAGCACTTCTACAGCATTTATCGTAAAATGATGAAGCGTAATAAACCATTCGAAGAAATTTATGATTTATTTGCCCTAAGAATTATACTTGAGACTGAAAATACCAATGAATGTTACACTACACTCGGCATAGTTAATCAGATGTATCTACCTGTTCCTGACAGATTTAAAGATTATATATCTATTCCGAAGAATAACAACTATCAATCCATCCACACAACAGTAATTGGACCGGAAGGAAGATTGGTTGAAGTTCAGATCAGAACAAAAAAGATGCACGAAATTGCCGAGCGTGGTCTTGCAGCTCATTGGAAGTACAAAGAAGATAAAACTACATCGGATAAAGATCTTGAAAACTGGCTGAACTGGATAAGAGATATTTTTGAAGGAGCAGGAAAAGATGAAACACGTAGAGAAATTTTAGAAGACTTTAAACTGAATCTTTACCAGGATGAAATTTATGTCTTCACTCCGAAAGGAGAGTTGAGAAGACTCCCGATAGATTCAACGCCGGTTGACTTTGCATTTGAAATTCACAGCAACGTTGGTTATCAATGTATTGGCGCAAAAATAAATGGTAAAATAGTGCCGCTTGATACACCGCTTCACAGCGGTGACCAAATAGAAATTATAACTTCGAAGAATCAGCATCCAAATAAGAACTGGTTAAAGTTTGTAAAAACTCAGAAAGCAAAATCAGCTATCCGTAAATGGATGAACAAGGAAGAGGAAAAGATAGTTAAAGCCGGAAGAGAAATCTGGAATAAAAAGCTCAAGAAATTAAAATTATCATTTTCAACAAGCGAAGTTTCGAGGATTGCAAGAAAGTTTAAGTACGACAATAATTCGCAATTTTATCAAGCTATTGCGCAGGGCAATGTTAACCTGGACAAAATTCTAAGTACAAGCGAAGATAAAACCTCAGAAGAACAAGATAAAATTCTAGCTTTCGATCAGTTTGCAGACATTGCGCGAAAAGATGCTGGCGGAATCATCGTTGATGGTAAATCTTCAGGTATTATGTATTCATATGCTAAATGTTGTAATCCAATTCCAGGTGATCCGGTTATTGGATACATAACGGTTGGTGAAGGAGTAAAAATTCACAGGAAGACTTGCAATAATCTGATAAATCTTTCTAAAATTGATAGCGATAAATTGGTTTCTGTAGATTGGCCAGGTACGGATGGAACTATGTTCGTAGCGGGACTTGCATTGAAAGGTGAGGATAGTCCCGGAATTCTGAATGACATTGCACACACTATTGTTTCTTACAAAAACACAAATATTAAATCGATCAATATTAACACCAATGATTCAACTTTTGAGGGCTCGGTCATGGTTTATGTTAATAATCTGGAGCACCTGAACATTCTTATCGACAGGTTGAAAAAACTTCGTGGTCTTTATAAAGTAGAAAGATTTGAAGGAAGTTAA
- the ruvX gene encoding Holliday junction resolvase RuvX, translating to MEQVNSESRIMAIDYGEKRVGIALSDPLFTFAYPFKTLINDHNLIENLLRLVTEKNVIKVILGLPSSRFKSSKDLADKIHIFKKDFEEKIKIEVIFWDEEFSSVLAQEKVNESVAKKSARRKKDLLDRHSAAIILQEYLNSTK from the coding sequence TTGGAGCAAGTAAATTCTGAATCAAGAATAATGGCAATTGATTATGGAGAAAAGCGAGTCGGAATTGCATTGAGTGATCCACTTTTTACATTTGCCTATCCTTTCAAAACTCTAATTAATGATCACAATTTAATCGAAAACCTTCTTCGTTTAGTAACTGAAAAAAATGTAATTAAAGTTATACTCGGACTTCCATCATCCAGGTTTAAATCGTCAAAGGACTTGGCGGATAAAATCCATATCTTTAAAAAAGATTTTGAAGAGAAAATTAAAATTGAAGTCATTTTTTGGGATGAAGAATTTTCTTCAGTGCTTGCACAGGAAAAAGTGAATGAATCGGTTGCGAAAAAATCAGCAAGACGAAAGAAGGATTTGTTGGATAGACACTCGGCTGCTATTATTCTACAGGAGTATCTTAACTCAACAAAATAG
- the eutM gene encoding ethanolamine utilization microcompartment protein EutM, with protein sequence MSLDALGMVETKGLVGSIEAADAMVKAAKVELIGKETIGGGYVTVMVRGDVGAVKAATDAGAAAAQRVGELVSVHVIPRPHSDVEMILPKRSK encoded by the coding sequence TTGTCACTTGATGCACTCGGAATGGTGGAAACCAAAGGACTGGTAGGTTCCATCGAAGCTGCGGACGCAATGGTCAAAGCAGCAAAAGTTGAGTTAATCGGGAAAGAAACCATTGGCGGAGGTTATGTAACTGTAATGGTTAGAGGAGATGTGGGAGCAGTTAAAGCTGCAACAGATGCAGGAGCTGCCGCGGCACAAAGAGTTGGTGAATTAGTTTCAGTTCATGTAATTCCACGTCCTCATTCAGACGTTGAAATGATTCTCCCAAAAAGATCTAAGTAA
- a CDS encoding BMC domain-containing protein, which translates to MADQALGMVETRGLVASIEAADAMVKAARVTLIGKEKVQGGLVAILVVGETAAVKSAVDAGAAAAQRVGELISTHIIPRPDDQVRGIINGISATDASSIKSRPIEKVPSPVKPKLEKKIKVKEKELFEEVEPVTKSTTLSTIEKLKEEALGETYKAEKVKTPKSRGAQKFTMSELEVMNVHQLRRFARDFEDFPIKGREISRANRGELLDFFKALQK; encoded by the coding sequence ATGGCTGATCAGGCACTGGGTATGGTTGAAACCCGTGGCTTGGTGGCTTCAATTGAAGCTGCCGATGCTATGGTTAAAGCAGCAAGAGTTACTCTCATCGGAAAAGAGAAAGTTCAGGGTGGTCTGGTTGCGATTCTTGTTGTTGGAGAAACTGCTGCAGTTAAATCAGCTGTAGATGCAGGTGCTGCAGCAGCACAGAGAGTAGGCGAATTAATTTCCACTCATATTATTCCCAGACCTGATGATCAGGTTCGTGGTATCATCAATGGGATATCGGCAACTGATGCAAGTTCTATTAAATCTCGCCCAATTGAAAAGGTTCCATCACCAGTTAAACCTAAACTGGAAAAAAAAATAAAAGTTAAAGAGAAAGAACTTTTTGAAGAGGTTGAACCTGTAACAAAATCAACAACTTTATCTACAATTGAAAAACTTAAAGAAGAAGCACTTGGTGAAACATACAAAGCTGAGAAAGTTAAAACACCGAAATCAAGGGGTGCACAAAAATTTACAATGTCTGAACTCGAAGTTATGAACGTACATCAGCTAAGAAGGTTCGCTAGAGACTTTGAGGATTTCCCGATTAAAGGCAGAGAAATTTCACGTGCAAATCGGGGTGAACTTCTGGATTTCTTTAAAGCTCTTCAAAAATAG
- the tmk gene encoding dTMP kinase: MFISFEGIDFSGKSTQIELLKDYLEEHNKKVEILREPGGTEISEKVRKILLDNKNEKMFAEAELLLFSASRAQLVREKIRPYLEKGIYVISDRFHDSSTAYQGYGRGIAKEVVMKVHELSIGDTIPDLTFFIDIPVGIANERKKKKSKIKLDRIEVADIEFYNRVRNGYLEIARSEERFKVIDGTQTIETIQNQIISELELIDRR, translated from the coding sequence ATGTTTATCTCATTTGAAGGAATAGATTTTTCCGGGAAATCAACTCAGATTGAACTTTTAAAGGACTACCTTGAAGAACACAATAAAAAAGTTGAAATTCTTAGAGAACCGGGTGGAACAGAAATATCGGAAAAAGTAAGAAAAATCCTTCTGGATAATAAAAACGAAAAAATGTTTGCTGAAGCAGAACTTCTGTTATTTTCTGCGAGCCGTGCGCAATTAGTACGGGAAAAAATTCGACCTTATTTGGAAAAAGGCATTTATGTAATTTCGGATAGGTTTCACGATAGTTCAACAGCATACCAGGGATATGGCAGAGGAATTGCAAAAGAAGTAGTAATGAAAGTTCATGAATTATCTATTGGCGATACAATCCCTGACCTGACTTTTTTCATTGATATCCCGGTTGGTATTGCAAACGAAAGAAAGAAAAAGAAAAGTAAAATCAAACTTGACAGGATCGAAGTTGCAGATATCGAATTTTATAACCGTGTTAGAAATGGATATCTTGAAATTGCCAGGAGCGAAGAGAGATTTAAAGTTATTGATGGAACTCAAACGATTGAAACCATACAAAATCAAATTATTTCTGAATTAGAATTAATCGACCGGAGGTGA